The following are encoded together in the Fusarium keratoplasticum isolate Fu6.1 chromosome 1, whole genome shotgun sequence genome:
- a CDS encoding Metallophos domain-containing protein, which produces MSGRHYQYRPNAKINFNDLSVAEVLWLNAKQIGHQVGRWAVGPWRRMAIAAGRRVAHQVRRNLTSRRLLSFPHVLVVFWVFVLLYGERWVFDGKVANCDWDHWEKWPKDAKPHHLVFVADPQLIDPHSYPGRPWPLNPLTVLITDNYLKRGYGAMQHRLHPDSVFFLGDLFDGGREWKTSKGNFVDPKWGRGRSKDEKKWVQTWHNKYGDDFWLQEYERFGDIFLDSWNKGGEVPGSWQRGRKLVASLPGNHDLGFGAQVQVPVRDRFSAFFGDVNRVDVVGNHTIVSVDSVSLSADTSEYKNQHDLRPIYGPVNEFLEGVKVTKRKAVEEELRHWHDLQGGLHYPHDVEELDKSNPTWGRAVDTEAASQGPDFPTILLTHVPLYRAPGTPCGPKREHWPPAKPPKGQKGPVIPDEPNAISVVGGYQYQNVLNEADSVKLVKSIGNVKHVFSGDDHDYCEVVHSDAKENVREITVKSMSMAMGVPTPGFLMVSLYNPVDAKGKPLPGAPEQTIQTHLCLLPNQFHTYMEYIVFLIVTLVLLTVRAFLVPALSLTPFALEPEKQSASTVLPLYKDKMDPPEAFPSRTTSSSGTSAHHLPSRLSAAAPRNARSKSPAPSASPRWQARRGAGGGRNAKRWGWGADGGPRIHLDTSLFDAGTQERRVGGRKALSVVGRELWTTTWRVAWMAVLFWVYLN; this is translated from the exons atgtcgggTCGCCACTACCAGTATCGccccaacgccaagatcaacttCAACGACCTGTCGGTAGCCGAGGTGCTCTGGCTCAACGCAAAGCAGATAGGCCACCAGGTAGGCCGGTGGGCCGTCGGTCCGTGGCGGAGGATGGCCATCGCGGCGGGCAGGAGGGTAGCGCACCAAGTGCGTCGCAACCTCACGTCTCGCCGGCTGCTGAGCTTCCCGCATGTGCTGGTCGTGTTTTGGGTCTTTGTGCTGCTCTATGGGGAGAGGTGGGTGTTTGATGGGAAGGTGGCCAACTGCGATTGGGATCATTGGGAGAAATGG CCGAAAGATGCGAAACCTCACCACCTCGTCTTCGTTGCCGACCCTCAACTTATCGATCCGCATTCCTACCCCGGCCGACCATGGCCTCTAAACCCCCTGACGGTGCTCATAACCGACAACTACCTCAAGCGCGGCTATGGCGCGATGCAGCATCGGCTGCACCCGGACAGCGTATTCTTCCTCGGCGACCTTTTCGACGGCGGCCGCGAGTGGAAGACGAGCAAGGGCAACTTTGTCGATCCGAAATGGGGACGGGGACGttccaaggacgagaagaaaTGGGTCCAGACATGGCACAACAAATACGGAGACGACTTTTGGCTGCAAGAGTATGAGCGATTCGGGGATATTTTCCTCGACAGCTGGAACAAGGGCGGCGAGGTGCCTGGATCCTGGCAGCGCGGGCGAAAGCTTGTCGCCAGTCTTCCAGGTAATCATGACTTGGGTTTTGGCGctcaggttcaggttccaGTGCGGGATCGCTTCAGCGCATTCTTTGGCGATGTGAATCGCGTGGATGTTGTCGGAAACCACACCATCGTGTCGGTCGACTCGGTTTCTCTGAGCGCAGACACCTCCGAGTACAAGAACCAGCACGATCTGAGGCCGATTTACGGGCCCGTAAACGAATTTCTGGAGGGCGTCAAGGTCACGAAGCGGAAGGCTGTGGAAGAGGAGTTGCGCCATTGGCATGATCTTCAGGGGGGACTGCATTACCCGCATGATGTCGAGGAACTGGACAAGTCGAATCCTACCTGGGGTCGTGCTGTTGATACTGAGGCGGCTTCTCAGGGACCCGACTTTCCTACGATTCTTCTTACTCACGTCCCATTGTATCGTGCGCCTGGCACCCCTTGCGGGCCGAAACGCGAGCATTGGCCCCCGGCGAAGCCTCCCAAGGGACAAAAGGGGCCGGTTATCCCTGACGAACCGAATGCTATCAGCGTCGTGGGAGGATACCAGTATCAGAACGTGCTCAACGAGGCTGATTCGGTCAAGTTGGTGAAGAGCATTGGCAACGTCAAGCACGTCTTTTCTGGAGACGACCACGACTACTGCGAGGTGGTGCACTCAGATGCGAAGGAGAACGTTCGCGAAATCACGGTCAAGAGTATGAGCATGGCCATGGGCGTCCCCACGCCTGGTTTCCTTATGGTCAGCTTGTACAACCCTGTTGATGCTAAGGGCAAGCCTCTTCCAGGAGCGCCAGAACAGACGATTCAGACGCATCTGTGCCTTTTGCCCAACCAGTTCCATACCTATATGGAGTATATCGTCTTTCTCAtcgtcaccctcgtcctcctAACCGTTCGGGCATTCCTCGTTCCCGCCCTCTCACTCACACCTTTCGCCCTTGAGCCTGAGAAGCAATCCGCCTCAACCGTCCTACCTCTGTATAAGGACAAGATGGATCCTCCTGAGGCCTTTCCTTCGCGCACAACATCGTCGTCAGGCACGTCGGCGCACCATCTCCCCTCGCGGCTCTCTGCCGCAGCGCCACGCAACGCCCGGAGCAAGTCTCCCGcgccttcagcctcgccccGGTGGCAAGCGCGGCGCGGAGCGGGCGGAGGCCGGAATGCCAAGCGTTGGGGATGGGGAGCCGACGGCGGGCCGCGGATCCATCTTGACACCAGTCTCTTTGACGCGGGGACCCAGGAGAGGCGTGTTGGTGGTAGAAAGGCTCTCAGCGTGGTTGGACGCGAGCTGtggacgacgacatggcgtGTGGCATGGATGGCGGTGTTGTTCTGGGTTTATCTCAACTAG
- a CDS encoding Dolichyl-diphosphooligosaccharide-protein glycosyltransferase subunit OST5: MDSSLHEVWQAAATSPFFPAVNKGSQFWVAFLLLLLGFALTGVFALNRSLLNVPVLGIPASLAIAFGVVYMFCAVGVYV, translated from the exons ATGGATTCCTCGCTGCATGAGGTCTGGCAAGCTGCTGCTACCAGTCCCTTCTTTCCTGCCGTGAACAAGGGAAGCCAGTTCTGGGTCGCCtttctgctgcttctgctcgGATTCGCTCTCACTGGTGTTTTCGCTCTGA ACCGATCACTTCTCAACGTCCCTGTTCTGGGCATTCCAGCTTCTCTCGCCATCGC ATTCGGAGTTGTCTACATGTTCTGTGCTGTCGGAGTCTACGTCTGA
- a CDS encoding Histone acetyltransferase GCN5 codes for MPDENGKRKAEEDPTSPTPSKRIKQDDSAEPPDKKSAIKPIPFPEKPAVIEERNGEIEFRVVNNDNERESLIILTGLKCIFQKQLPKMPKDYIARLVYDRTHLSIAIVKKPLEVVGGITYRPFKGRRFAEIVFCAISSDQQVKGYGAHLMSHLKDYVKATSDVMHFLTYADNYAIGYFKKQGFTKEITLDKKVWMGYIKDYEGGTIMQCSMLPRIRYLEMGRMLLKQKECVQAKIRAYSKSHNVHAPPKEWKNGITEINPLDIPAIRASGWSPDMDELARQPRHGPNYNQLLHLLNDLQNHNSAWPFLVPVNRDDVADYYDVIKEPMDLSTMESKLEADQYLTPEDFIKDAKLVFDNCRKYNNESTPYAKSANKLEKFMWQQIKAIPEWSHLEPER; via the exons ATGCCTGATGAGA ACGGAAAgcgcaaggccgaggaggacccGACCTCCCCTACCCCCTCCAAGCGCATAAAGCAAGATGACTCTGCCGAACCTCCAGACAAGAAGTCAGCCATCAAACCTATCCCATTCCCAGAAAAG CCGGCCGTCATCGAAGAGCGTAATGGCGAGATCGAATTCCGAGTAGtcaacaacgacaacgaGCGCGAATCCCTCATAATTCTCACCGGTCTCAAGTGCATCTTCCAGAAGCAACTCCCAAAGATGCCCAAGGATTACATCGCTCGACTCGTCTACGACCGCACTCATCTGTCCATCgccattgtcaagaagcCTCTGGAAGTTGTTGGTGGCATCACGTACCGCCCATTCAAGGGTCGCCGCTTCGCCGAGATTGTCTTTTGCGCCATTAGTTCTGATCAGCAAGTTAAGGGCTACGGCGCGCACCTAATGTCTCATCTCAAGGATTACGTCAAGGCTACCAGCGACGTGATGCACTTCCTCACATACGCCGACAACTATGCTATTGGATacttcaagaagcagggcTTCACCAAGGAGATCACTCTCGACAAGAAGGTCTGGATGGGTTATATCAAGGATTACGAGGGTGGAACCATCATGCAGTGCTCGATGCTGCCGCGGATTCGATACCTCGAGATGGGTCGCATGCTCCTTAAGCAGAAAGAATGCGTCCAAGCCAAGATCCGAGCCTACTCCAAATCACATAATGTTCACGCACCCCCCAAGGAATGGAAAAATGGAATCACCGAAATCAACCCTCTCGACATCCCCGCGATCCGAGCATCAGGCTGGTCTCCAGATATGGACGAGCTGGCCCGTCAGCCCCGTCACGGACCCAACTACAaccagctcctccatcttctcaacgacCTGCAGAACCACAACTCTGCCTGGCCCTTCTTGGTTCCCGTCAACCGAGACGACGTTGCCGATTACTACGACGTGATCAAGGAGCCCATGGACCTGAGCACCATGGAGagcaagctcgaggccgacCAGTATCTCACGCCCGAGGACTTCATCAAGGACGCAAAGCTTGTCTTTGACAACTGCCGCAAATACAACAACGAGAGCACGCCGTACGCAAAGTCGGccaacaagctcgagaaATTCATGTGGCAGCAGATCAAGGCCATTCCCGAGTGGTCCCATCTAGAGCCGGAGAGGTAG
- a CDS encoding Biotin synthase → MKPGASLRLRALRPVTSGRLPLPASARWQHPRARAMSTVVDYVRPSQPPPPPAGAHDAVEKQRAERRKQIMREAVTANTVRHDWTKEEIAAIYYQPVLELAYQASTVHRRWHNPAEVQLCTLMNIKTGGCTEDCSYCAQSTRYQKGTKVPAKRVESVESVLAAARTAKENGSTRFCMGAAWRDMRGRKNSLKNIKAMVEGVKGMGMEVCVTLGMIDAEQAKELKSAGLTAYNHNVDTSREFYPSVISTRSYDERLQTLSHVRDAGIKVCSGGILGLGESSEDRVGLLHTVSTMPSHPESFPVNALVPIKGTPLGDRPMVEFTSMLRTIATARIIMPSTIIRIAAGRKTMSEEKQAMCFMAGANAIFTGEKMLTTECNGWDEDAAMFGRWGLEPMKSFEKSPQPAPEVRVL, encoded by the exons ATGAAGCCCGGTGCCTCTCTCCGCCTGAGGGCCCTCCGCCCGGTGACGAGCGGTCGCCTCCCGCTCCCCGCTTCGGCGAGATGGCAACACCCGCGAGCCAGAGCCATGTCGACCGTCGTCGACTACGTTCGGCCATCGCagccgcctcctcccccggcGGGAGCGCACGACGCGGTTGAGAAGCAGCGGGctgagaggaggaagcagaTTATGCGGGAGGCCGTCACGGCGAACACGGTCCGACACGACtggaccaaggaggagattgcgGCCATTTACTACCAGCCCGTTCTGGAGCTGGCGTACCAGGCT AGCACCGTCCACCGTCGATGGCACAACCCCGCCGAGGTGCAACTTTGCACCCTCATGAACATCAAGACGGGTGGCTGCACCGAGGACTGCTCCTACTGCGCCCAGTCGACCCGGTACCAGAAGGGCACCAAGGTGCCGGCCAAGAGGGTTGAGAGCGTCGAGAGCGtgttggcggcggcgcggaCCGCCAAGGAGAATGGCAGCACCCGATTCTGCATGGGTGCCGCCTGGAGGGACATGCGCGGGCGCAAGAACAGcctcaagaacatcaaggccatggtcgagggcgtcaagggcatgggcatggagGTCTGCGTGACACTGGGCATGATCGACgccgagcaggccaaggagctcaagtcGGCCGGCCTCACGGCGTACAACCACAACGTCGACACGAGCCGCGAGTTTTACCCCTCCGTCATCTCGACACGCAGCTACGACGAGCGCCTGCAGACGCTGAGCCACGTGCGCGACGCCGGCATCAAGGTCTGCTCGGGCGGCATCCTGGGTCTCGGCGAGTCGAGCGAGGACCGCGTCGGCCTGCTGCACACCGTGTCCACCATGCCGAGCCACCCCGAGAGCTTCCCCGTCAACGCCCTGGTGCCCATCAAGGGCACGCCGCTGGGCGACCGCCCCATGGTCGAGTTCACGAGCATGCTGCGCACCATCGCCACGGCCCGCATCATCATGCCTTCGACCATCATCCGCATCGCCGCTGGACGCAAGACCATGtcggaggagaagcaggccatgTGCTTCATGGCCGGCGCcaatgccatcttcaccGGCGAGAAGATGCTGACGACCGAGTGCAACGGATGGGACGAGGACGCCGCGATGTTTGGCCGCTGGGGTCTGGAGCCCATGAAGAGCTTTGAGAAGTCTCCCCAACCGGCCCCCGAGGTGAGAGTTCTGTAA
- a CDS encoding Mannose-P-dolichol utilization defect 1 protein-like protein codes for MDALKSAIQPITHNLPEPIRDLGISILGDTCYKSLLLDVNIEDADCLKLAISKALGIGIIAASSIVKVPQILKLVNSKSAEGVSFLSYLLETTSYLISLAYNVRNGFPFSTFGETALIVGQNVIISVLVLNYSGRASLAAVFVAALAGTVAALFAENVVDSQVLSYLQAGAGVLGVASKLPQILTIFQQGGTGQLSAFAVFNYLAGSLSRIFTTLQEVDDKLILYGFVSGFILNAILALQMIFYWNAPSEKAKGKRKATPVKAKPAAALSASSTATPKKSPTTRRRG; via the exons ATGGACGCCCTCAAATCAGCCATCCAGCCCATCACGCACAACCTCCCCGAGCCCATCCGCGACCTGggcatctccatcctcggCGACACATGCTACAAgtccctcctccttgacgtgAACATTGAGGACGCCGACtgcctcaagctcgccattTCCAAGGCCCTCGGTATCGGTATCATcgccgcctcgtccatcgtcaaggtgccccagatcctcaagcttgTCAACTCAAAGTCGGCCGAGGGCGTCTCCTTTCTGTCCTACCTCCTCGAGACGACATCGTACCTTATCTCGCTCGCCTACAATGTCCGGAACGGCTTCCCCTTCAGCACCTTTGGCGAGACGGCCCTGATTGTCGGCCAGAACGTTATCATCTCGGTTCTGGTGCTCAACTACAGCGGCCGCGCTAGTCTTGCTGCTGTCTTTGTCGCTGCGCTCGCTGGCACGGTCGCTGCGCTGTTTGCCGAGAACGTTGTCGACAGCCAGGTCCTTAGCTATCTCCAGGCTGGCGCTGGTGTTCTGGGTGTCGCGAGCAAGCTGCCCCAAATCctcaccatcttccagcAGGGTGGCACCGGCCAGCTCAGCGCCTTTGCT GTCTTCAACTACCTCGCCGGTTCCCTCTCGCGCATCTTCACCACCCTCCAGGAGGTCGACGACAAGCTTATCCTCTACGGCTTCGTGTCCGGCTTCATCCTTAACGCCATCCTCGCTCTCCAGATGATTTTCTACTGGAACGCCCCCtccgagaaggccaagggcaagcgCAAGGCCACTCCCGTCAAGGCTAAGCCTGCGGCTGCTCTGtcagcctcctcgacggccaCCCCCAAGAAGAGCCCTACCACTCGCCGACGCGGTTAG